A genomic stretch from Nitrobacter winogradskyi Nb-255 includes:
- a CDS encoding linear amide C-N hydrolase: MSQKYSRASRCAALFVSVNLLFTPVAEACTRFVYHGADGEVITARSMDWTVDIGTNLWVFPRGMKRSGEAGPNSIRWTSKYGSVIASGYDISTTDGMNEAGLVTNVLWLVESSYPEYDGKSPTLSIAAWAQYMLDNFATVREAVDTLAKESFTIVTNKVPGQDRLATLHLSLSDATGDSAIIEFIGGKQIIHHGRDFQVMTNSPIFEKQLALNEYWTQIGGTVMLPGTNRASDRFTRASFYVNAIPKTEKPVEAIASVFSVIRNVSVPFGITTPDQPNISSTRWRTVSDQKRRLYFFESALTPNIFWVDLTKLDFSEKTGKVLKLDLGPDQTHIYSGVANDQFKEAKPFKFLGH, from the coding sequence ATGTCACAAAAGTATTCGCGCGCGTCGCGTTGCGCCGCCTTATTCGTCTCGGTGAATCTGCTTTTCACCCCTGTGGCCGAAGCCTGCACACGCTTCGTTTACCATGGCGCAGATGGTGAAGTGATCACGGCACGCTCGATGGACTGGACGGTCGATATCGGCACAAACCTCTGGGTATTTCCACGTGGCATGAAGCGATCCGGTGAAGCGGGACCAAACTCGATCCGGTGGACATCCAAATACGGCAGCGTTATCGCTTCCGGTTACGATATTTCGACCACCGACGGTATGAACGAGGCAGGGCTTGTGACCAACGTGCTATGGCTGGTCGAGTCCTCCTATCCAGAATACGACGGCAAGTCTCCTACCCTGTCGATCGCGGCCTGGGCGCAATATATGCTCGACAATTTCGCCACCGTTCGGGAAGCTGTCGATACGCTGGCCAAGGAGTCCTTTACGATCGTCACAAACAAGGTGCCGGGCCAGGACCGCCTCGCCACGCTGCATCTTTCGCTCTCTGATGCCACCGGCGACAGCGCCATCATCGAGTTTATCGGCGGCAAGCAGATCATCCACCACGGTCGGGACTTCCAGGTGATGACAAATTCACCGATCTTCGAGAAGCAGCTCGCGCTGAACGAATATTGGACGCAGATCGGCGGTACCGTGATGCTACCGGGCACGAACCGCGCTTCCGACCGGTTTACTCGCGCCTCCTTTTATGTGAATGCGATCCCCAAGACCGAGAAGCCGGTCGAGGCGATCGCAAGCGTGTTCAGTGTCATCCGCAATGTCTCCGTTCCGTTCGGTATCACAACGCCCGATCAGCCCAACATCTCCTCGACCCGCTGGCGCACCGTATCCGACCAGAAGCGCAGGCTCTATTTCTTCGAGTCGGCGCTCACGCCAAACATCTTCTGGGTCGACCTGACCAAGTTGGACTTTTCCGAGAAAACTGGAAAGGTGCTGAAACTAGATCTTGGTCCCGACCAGACGCATATCTATTCCGGGGTCGCCAACGATCAATTCAAAGAAGCCAAGCCCTTCAAGTTCCTCGGTCACTGA
- a CDS encoding thioredoxin family protein produces the protein MATTVTQVTFDTPAPEFRLPATDGKTYGLDDLAGVNGTVVVFICNHCPYVKAVIDRMVADARVLMSEDIGFVAICSNDAASHPEDSFENMKKFAETHGFPFPYLHDETQEVARAYGAVCTPDFFGYSADRKLKYRGRLDEGRKTPPRAEAPRELVEAMRAIARTGVAPADQNPSLGCSIKWKDS, from the coding sequence ATGGCGACGACGGTCACCCAAGTCACTTTCGATACGCCTGCGCCGGAGTTTCGGCTTCCGGCGACCGACGGCAAGACTTATGGACTGGACGATCTTGCCGGCGTAAATGGTACCGTCGTTGTCTTTATCTGCAACCATTGCCCCTACGTCAAAGCGGTGATCGACCGCATGGTTGCGGACGCGCGGGTGCTCATGTCGGAGGACATTGGTTTTGTGGCGATTTGTTCGAACGATGCGGCGAGTCACCCCGAAGATTCATTTGAAAATATGAAGAAATTCGCCGAGACTCACGGCTTTCCGTTTCCTTATCTGCACGATGAGACCCAAGAAGTCGCGCGCGCGTATGGGGCGGTGTGTACGCCGGACTTCTTCGGTTACAGCGCCGACCGTAAGCTCAAGTACCGCGGTCGGCTCGACGAAGGCCGCAAAACTCCGCCCCGCGCGGAGGCACCCCGAGAGCTTGTCGAAGCCATGCGCGCTATTGCGCGGACCGGTGTGGCGCCGGCTGATCAAAACCCGTCCCTTGGCTGCTCGATTAAATGGAAGGATTCCTGA
- a CDS encoding TonB-dependent receptor, with protein sequence MKHDINENWRFSAAVSRNTSDRASTVPTNTIRSNAGNYVTTAATTTFSLDTVDSNQAALNGRFETSSIKHDLFLATNGFLWNRYTPFRRGAITVGSASLSNPSIFSEPNFPDFKDRYRSVYTFQQSVTLGDTIALNERWSILAAVSNSWIETSNYNNAGGVTGGYSASGWSPLGSIMFKPGENVTTYVTYANSLQQGDSAPAGTVNQGEALAPFRSNQYELGAKFDFGRFNLNAALYRIERPYAYTGSDNVFSMKRTQINRGVELMASGAINDEWTVFGGMTFIDPRLHNMGSPQTEGRRILGLSQFVMNCLVEYHVPSVQGLTFTANVNYGTNRPTDYANTSFVPDYAVLNLGMRYAQLIAGKPVTFRFDVFNVTDLHYWANETPAAQNGYNATGSATGILGAPRTIRASLQVEL encoded by the coding sequence ATCAAACATGACATCAATGAGAACTGGCGCTTCTCCGCGGCCGTTTCGCGTAACACCAGCGATCGCGCTTCGACGGTTCCGACAAATACAATCAGGAGTAACGCTGGAAATTACGTGACGACCGCGGCCACGACGACCTTTAGTCTCGATACCGTCGACAGCAATCAAGCCGCCCTTAATGGCCGCTTTGAGACGAGTTCGATCAAGCACGATCTGTTTCTCGCCACCAATGGTTTCCTTTGGAATCGCTACACGCCGTTCAGAAGAGGCGCGATCACAGTCGGCAGCGCTAGCCTCAGCAATCCCTCGATCTTCAGCGAGCCAAATTTTCCGGATTTCAAGGACCGCTATCGCTCCGTATACACCTTCCAGCAATCTGTCACGCTGGGCGACACCATTGCTCTCAACGAAAGATGGTCGATACTGGCCGCAGTCAGCAATAGCTGGATCGAAACCTCCAACTACAACAACGCGGGCGGCGTCACAGGCGGATACAGCGCCAGCGGATGGAGTCCGCTCGGCAGCATTATGTTCAAACCCGGGGAGAACGTGACGACCTATGTCACTTACGCGAACAGCTTGCAGCAAGGCGACAGTGCTCCGGCCGGAACAGTTAATCAGGGCGAAGCTCTGGCCCCATTTCGCAGCAATCAGTATGAGTTAGGCGCCAAGTTCGATTTCGGGCGCTTCAACTTGAATGCCGCGCTCTACAGAATTGAGCGACCTTATGCCTACACCGGATCGGATAACGTTTTCTCCATGAAACGAACTCAGATCAATCGTGGCGTTGAACTGATGGCGTCTGGGGCCATCAATGATGAATGGACGGTGTTCGGCGGAATGACCTTCATTGATCCTCGGCTCCATAATATGGGTTCGCCCCAGACCGAGGGGCGGCGCATTCTGGGCCTGTCACAGTTCGTCATGAACTGTCTGGTCGAGTATCATGTTCCTTCTGTTCAAGGACTGACGTTCACCGCGAACGTCAATTATGGGACGAACCGTCCGACCGATTACGCGAATACGTCCTTTGTCCCGGACTATGCTGTACTCAATCTCGGCATGCGCTATGCGCAGCTCATTGCCGGCAAGCCGGTCACGTTCAGGTTTGACGTTTTCAACGTCACGGATCTCCACTATTGGGCAAACGAGACGCCGGCCGCCCAGAACGGATATAACGCGACAGGTTCAGCCACCGGCATCCTGGGCGCGCCGCGAACTATTCGTGCCTCGCTACAGGTTGAACTATGA
- a CDS encoding extracellular solute-binding protein: protein MRIRAVSAACAGILILTSVEAYCADAQEQAATLRVFAAGSTRGVLAAIADDYTKATGQRFELTFGPAGLLLNRIQKEGGADVYVSANMEHPQRLYEKGAGTPPVIFARNRLCVTGRAELGLTQDTVLDKLLDPSIKIGTSTPGADPGGDYALQFFDRAETVRAGAKEALIKNARQLVGGPTSPKVPAGETAIHYFFSRHEADVFIGYCSSHTNIGAGTKKPSDVPITRVEVPQPLAIPINYGLTIPATSENEDRMESAYRFALYLMSPDAQRRLPEYGFLAGGGP, encoded by the coding sequence ATGAGAATCCGAGCCGTCTCAGCCGCATGTGCAGGCATTCTCATCCTGACGTCGGTCGAGGCGTATTGCGCGGATGCGCAGGAACAAGCAGCCACGTTGCGGGTCTTTGCTGCCGGAAGCACACGCGGCGTCCTTGCCGCGATTGCCGATGATTATACAAAAGCGACGGGTCAGAGGTTTGAACTCACGTTTGGCCCCGCGGGCCTGCTACTAAACAGGATTCAGAAAGAGGGCGGCGCGGACGTGTATGTTTCCGCCAACATGGAGCATCCGCAGCGACTTTACGAGAAAGGCGCCGGGACACCTCCCGTCATCTTCGCCAGGAACCGACTATGCGTGACCGGCCGCGCGGAGCTTGGTCTCACGCAGGACACTGTGCTCGACAAATTGCTTGATCCGTCCATCAAGATCGGCACATCGACGCCCGGCGCTGATCCAGGGGGAGATTACGCCCTGCAATTTTTCGATCGAGCGGAGACCGTACGCGCCGGCGCGAAAGAGGCGCTCATCAAGAATGCGCGGCAATTGGTTGGCGGACCAACCAGCCCTAAAGTGCCCGCCGGCGAAACCGCGATCCATTATTTCTTTTCGCGGCACGAGGCCGATGTCTTTATCGGGTATTGTAGTTCGCATACAAATATCGGTGCCGGCACTAAGAAGCCGTCGGATGTTCCGATCACGCGGGTCGAGGTGCCTCAACCTCTCGCGATACCCATCAACTACGGGCTGACGATACCGGCGACAAGCGAGAATGAAGATCGCATGGAATCTGCTTATCGCTTCGCGCTTTACCTGATGTCTCCGGACGCGCAGCGGCGCCTTCCAGAATACGGCTTCCTTGCGGGCGGCGGGCCCTAG
- a CDS encoding PLP-dependent aminotransferase family protein, with translation MNIAYSIIREIERGRLKPGDPLPGTRALSTSLKVHRNTVDAAYQELTMQGWLVARPSRGTFVANDLPEPAGGETPPPTLRAPLDPAGGTARPMLRVSDGAPDARLMPATQLARAFRTALTSPAFVGGGDYSDPRGAIRLRTALSSYLISERGLTASADDMMITRGSQMGLYLAAAALVEPGEAIAVEEPGYPLAWSAFRAAGARVVGIPVDAHGIDVDRLAAIADREPELRAIYVTPHHQYPTTVTLGASRRLKLLDLARRKRLVLIEDDYDHEYRFEGRPVLPLAARVEAEGVVYLGSLSKLLAPAVRVGYAIAAPAVLTRMADRREAIDRQGDVPLEQALASLIEDGELRRHTRKARRIYGEKRDLFAAAIRRELGQHVAFDLPAGGLALWLRLRAGLDAETWAANAAQVGLAVSSGVKFVLDAAHAPHAFRLGYASLTEIELSRVATLLKRTIDR, from the coding sequence ATGAACATCGCTTATTCGATCATTCGGGAGATCGAACGCGGCCGCCTTAAACCCGGCGATCCGCTTCCGGGTACGCGGGCCCTGTCGACGAGTCTCAAGGTTCACCGCAACACGGTGGACGCCGCCTATCAGGAACTGACCATGCAAGGCTGGCTCGTGGCCAGACCGTCGCGGGGGACCTTCGTCGCGAATGACCTGCCGGAGCCGGCCGGTGGCGAAACTCCGCCGCCTACGCTCCGGGCGCCACTCGATCCCGCGGGCGGCACGGCGCGTCCAATGCTGCGTGTTTCGGACGGCGCACCGGACGCACGGCTCATGCCGGCCACCCAGCTGGCAAGGGCGTTCCGAACTGCGCTGACGTCGCCGGCCTTCGTCGGCGGCGGCGATTACAGCGACCCTCGTGGGGCCATCAGGCTGCGCACGGCCCTGTCAAGCTACCTCATCTCCGAGCGGGGGCTAACCGCCTCGGCGGATGACATGATGATCACGCGCGGTAGCCAGATGGGTCTTTACCTCGCTGCCGCGGCGCTGGTTGAGCCGGGCGAAGCGATCGCGGTGGAGGAGCCGGGGTATCCGCTTGCATGGTCCGCCTTTCGCGCCGCGGGCGCCCGAGTGGTCGGCATACCGGTGGATGCGCATGGGATCGATGTCGATCGGCTGGCGGCGATCGCTGATCGCGAGCCTGAGCTGCGCGCGATCTATGTGACGCCGCACCATCAATATCCGACGACCGTCACCCTCGGCGCAAGCCGCCGCCTCAAACTCCTCGATCTCGCACGTCGCAAGCGGCTCGTCCTGATCGAGGACGATTACGATCATGAGTATCGCTTCGAAGGACGGCCGGTGCTGCCGCTGGCGGCGCGCGTCGAAGCAGAGGGCGTGGTTTATCTCGGCTCTCTTTCCAAGCTGCTCGCCCCGGCCGTGCGCGTGGGGTACGCGATTGCCGCGCCAGCCGTCCTGACTCGTATGGCCGATCGACGCGAGGCCATCGACCGGCAGGGCGACGTGCCGCTCGAACAGGCGCTCGCCAGCTTGATAGAGGACGGCGAACTGCGCCGACACACCCGGAAGGCCCGCCGCATCTATGGGGAAAAGCGGGATCTGTTTGCCGCAGCTATCCGTCGCGAGCTTGGCCAACACGTCGCCTTCGACCTGCCGGCAGGCGGACTCGCTTTGTGGCTACGCCTGCGCGCCGGGCTCGATGCGGAAACCTGGGCAGCGAACGCGGCGCAGGTCGGATTGGCGGTGTCGTCGGGTGTCAAATTCGTGCTCGACGCAGCGCACGCACCGCATGCGTTTCGGCTCGGCTATGCCAGCCTGACCGAGATTGAACTGAGCCGGGTTGCCACTTTGTTGAAGAGGACGATTGACAGATGA
- a CDS encoding aldolase has product MSTMTAPKDELVKLAESRMKVAIAENTWTDRQKLALTCRILFEGGHDSGLAGQITCRAEAPGTYYTQRLGLGFDEIRAQNLLLVDEDLNVLDGGGMANPANRFHSWLYRARPDVNCIIHTHPLHIAALSTLEVPLVVSHMDLCPLYGDVAFLEKWPGVPVGNEEGEIIAEAIGDKKAILLSHHGQLIAGATIEEACVLAMLIERAAKMQLLAMAAGEIKPIPENLAREAHDWISKPKRHSAAFDYYSRRVLGRHNDCLL; this is encoded by the coding sequence ATGAGCACGATGACTGCGCCTAAAGACGAGCTTGTGAAGCTGGCCGAAAGCCGGATGAAGGTTGCGATCGCGGAGAATACCTGGACCGATCGCCAGAAGCTCGCTCTGACCTGCCGCATTCTCTTCGAAGGCGGCCACGATTCCGGTCTGGCCGGCCAGATCACGTGCCGCGCTGAGGCGCCAGGAACGTATTACACCCAGCGTCTCGGCCTCGGGTTTGACGAGATCAGGGCGCAGAACCTCCTTCTCGTCGATGAGGATCTTAACGTCCTCGATGGCGGCGGCATGGCCAACCCGGCAAACCGGTTTCATAGCTGGCTCTACCGTGCGCGGCCCGACGTCAACTGCATCATCCATACGCATCCGCTCCATATCGCGGCGCTGTCGACGCTGGAGGTGCCGCTGGTGGTGTCCCACATGGACCTGTGTCCGCTGTACGGTGACGTCGCGTTCCTCGAAAAGTGGCCCGGGGTGCCCGTCGGCAACGAGGAAGGCGAAATCATCGCCGAAGCGATCGGTGACAAGAAAGCCATCCTCCTATCCCATCACGGGCAACTGATCGCCGGGGCCACGATCGAAGAGGCCTGCGTTCTGGCAATGCTGATCGAACGCGCGGCGAAGATGCAGTTGCTGGCCATGGCCGCCGGCGAGATCAAGCCGATCCCGGAGAACCTGGCGCGCGAAGCGCATGACTGGATCTCCAAGCCGAAGCGCCACAGCGCGGCATTCGACTATTACTCCCGCAGAGTTCTGGGTCGCCACAACGACTGCCTGCTCTGA
- a CDS encoding dihydrodipicolinate synthase family protein has translation MPDLAIQGIIGYTITPFDNQGRLDLNALDLTINRMIEAGVHAIAPLGSTGEGAYLSEEEWTAVAERSVKTIAGRVPVIVSVSDLTTAGAVRRARAAESFGATAVMVLPTSYWKLQEDEIVAHYQAVGTAIGVPVMLYNNHAVSGIDMSVDLILRIVDAVDNVTMVKESTGDIQRMHQLYLRTEGQLPFYNGSNPLALEAFAAGATGWCTAAANLIAADNIALYEAARQGRLVEARASFYRQLPLLDFILKGGLPKTIKAGLEIAGVPVGAPRLPVKPLDEAGRARLSAILETLN, from the coding sequence ATGCCCGATCTCGCTATTCAAGGCATCATTGGTTACACGATCACGCCCTTCGACAACCAAGGCCGCCTTGACTTGAACGCGCTGGATCTGACTATCAACCGCATGATCGAGGCTGGCGTTCACGCCATCGCGCCCCTCGGCAGCACAGGCGAAGGCGCCTATTTGAGTGAGGAAGAGTGGACCGCCGTCGCCGAACGCAGCGTGAAGACCATCGCCGGCCGCGTCCCGGTGATCGTCAGCGTCTCCGATCTAACGACGGCTGGCGCGGTGAGGCGCGCGCGAGCGGCGGAGTCGTTCGGCGCCACTGCGGTCATGGTCCTGCCGACATCGTACTGGAAGCTGCAGGAAGACGAGATCGTCGCGCATTATCAGGCGGTAGGAACGGCCATTGGCGTGCCGGTGATGCTCTACAACAACCATGCGGTCAGCGGGATCGACATGTCGGTTGATCTGATCCTGCGCATCGTGGACGCCGTCGACAATGTCACGATGGTCAAGGAAAGCACCGGCGACATCCAGCGGATGCATCAACTCTATCTGCGGACCGAAGGACAGCTTCCGTTCTACAACGGCTCCAATCCCTTGGCTCTCGAAGCCTTCGCCGCTGGTGCGACCGGCTGGTGCACGGCCGCCGCCAATCTGATCGCCGCCGACAACATAGCGCTCTACGAAGCAGCTCGGCAGGGTCGCCTCGTCGAGGCCCGAGCGTCCTTCTACCGGCAGTTGCCGTTGCTCGACTTCATTCTCAAGGGCGGTTTGCCCAAGACGATCAAGGCCGGGCTCGAAATAGCCGGGGTGCCGGTCGGAGCACCGCGGTTGCCGGTGAAGCCTCTGGACGAGGCGGGCAGAGCGAGGCTCTCGGCCATTCTCGAGACGCTGAACTGA
- a CDS encoding TULIP family P47-like protein, with the protein MELKKDISNPNVFSIAEGVVYDLPEAPLRAPEPAPVSASTFGWTLVNGLVEAEVNTAWAADQPAAVTEFSFDLGDGISVSGTFGKVSIHDGGPQGLQGSGRYLYLAMPLIKGVVTRSGASETVSPGTFVVQAPLAFSPPIPASAAQTASGTQHVLGVDWTETASSPAIIDYLYSGAGSLGPVPSALLRAGFGAWLQRAAADGKLPKLNSATVTINKTFSGFSWLQLAQASYAYQGSGEDAPGVLGIMGGTTSPGAFHVLAPDVIPSGGSAGVLIGSQAFVQDVLLPAATAAFDGASPDEFELLNDDTSISLKSGKTLKLPAAVVESGNYDLTVTQFSITLQDRQIVSFVEAKTEVEPGVTLYVDVTLYNGLELITKEDGSRTLNYTVTRAADASHRIHNSTGAIIGKVLMSVILTLIFSVSGAVAKNLGDKIMLLILATVIKGGITAAQNILPDLLKNGVKVALPSIDEMINTLESSVAWAGKNGKSFAASGAQLNESVQISGSFK; encoded by the coding sequence ATGGAGCTGAAAAAAGACATCAGCAATCCGAACGTCTTTTCAATCGCAGAGGGCGTAGTCTACGATCTTCCCGAAGCTCCGCTGCGCGCCCCGGAGCCAGCACCTGTATCCGCTTCAACCTTCGGCTGGACTCTGGTCAACGGGCTCGTGGAGGCGGAGGTGAACACGGCCTGGGCGGCAGATCAGCCTGCCGCGGTCACCGAGTTTTCCTTTGATCTGGGCGACGGTATCAGCGTCTCCGGGACTTTCGGGAAGGTCTCGATCCATGACGGAGGACCGCAAGGGCTGCAGGGCAGCGGCCGCTATCTCTATCTCGCCATGCCCCTCATCAAAGGCGTGGTAACACGCAGCGGCGCGAGCGAAACGGTTTCGCCGGGCACCTTCGTGGTGCAGGCGCCTCTGGCTTTTTCGCCGCCGATCCCTGCTTCGGCCGCGCAAACGGCTTCCGGTACGCAACATGTTCTCGGGGTCGACTGGACGGAGACGGCGTCAAGCCCTGCCATCATCGACTATCTTTACTCGGGCGCCGGCTCCCTGGGACCGGTGCCTTCTGCCTTGTTGCGGGCCGGGTTCGGCGCCTGGTTGCAGAGGGCCGCAGCGGATGGGAAGCTGCCGAAGCTGAACAGCGCGACCGTGACAATCAACAAGACGTTCAGCGGATTTTCATGGCTGCAACTGGCTCAGGCGTCCTATGCCTATCAGGGGTCGGGCGAGGATGCGCCCGGTGTCCTTGGCATTATGGGCGGGACCACATCGCCCGGCGCCTTCCACGTTCTCGCGCCGGATGTCATTCCATCGGGCGGCAGCGCCGGGGTTCTGATCGGTAGCCAGGCGTTCGTTCAGGATGTGCTTCTTCCGGCGGCAACCGCAGCCTTTGACGGGGCCAGCCCGGATGAGTTCGAGCTTCTGAACGATGATACGTCCATCTCCCTAAAGTCCGGCAAAACCCTGAAACTGCCTGCGGCGGTGGTCGAGAGCGGAAATTACGACCTGACCGTCACGCAATTCTCCATCACGCTTCAGGATCGGCAAATCGTCTCCTTCGTGGAGGCGAAAACAGAGGTGGAGCCGGGCGTCACGCTTTATGTCGACGTCACCCTTTATAACGGGCTCGAACTCATCACCAAGGAAGACGGCTCGCGCACCTTGAACTACACGGTTACGCGAGCCGCGGATGCCAGCCACCGGATCCACAATTCTACCGGGGCCATCATCGGCAAGGTCCTAATGTCCGTCATCTTGACGCTGATCTTCAGCGTCTCCGGTGCGGTGGCAAAAAATTTGGGCGATAAGATCATGCTTCTCATCCTGGCCACCGTCATCAAGGGAGGAATTACCGCGGCGCAGAATATCCTGCCGGACCTTCTGAAGAACGGTGTCAAGGTGGCCTTGCCGTCGATCGACGAGATGATCAACACCCTGGAATCATCGGTGGCCTGGGCAGGGAAAAATGGCAAGTCATTTGCCGCGTCCGGAGCCCAACTCAACGAATCGGTTCAAATCTCCGGATCGTTCAAGTGA
- a CDS encoding TULIP family P47-like protein, which translates to MDARVLEAHDKPLVFSFPDLDEDLRIEALEKHDRHGAAFLAAQSGGSNPPPKADTLGWDTVFAIRMTDVNKAIVKQKTTPPTFSVSNPLGEGSSLSGNFAAWQLTTGADGENVNVLVPASSGTFIFGGKNYDLTGVTATAQYHLNVIPPNAPPTKPTETGTKHNIVVSDQAPGPNVSPVSVVFIDVPASTSAKWPDGMSIEAVKGLLLAAMTTYLNANIKDFTQTFAAVDLNIMADQGTLQWLSPALTSYAFADGGTVENSFFGVLTLTSDIGRAENLKHELAASAIPTNQRSAFLISQQLFLREAIFPGLPHAFNNARTSDFRLVNNDTEIINNGSGKVELDSVKVGAIDYHPYIESFDLVINTTEFHTTMEVKVNISPGIDTYITINTWHGLKLEKKTNGKQTIGFSETRPYSATHRVHTAPGVIITEVIAGIIVSVVGLVVGKIVDTLAKRIIIAIIVAIIAGIITAIQLIITEVIAKGVAESMPEIDPLVQTGTSPITWPTQQSQFTITAVQLNESVQLSGDPGFA; encoded by the coding sequence ATGGACGCGCGCGTGCTTGAAGCTCACGACAAACCGCTGGTCTTTAGTTTCCCTGATCTCGACGAAGACTTGCGGATCGAGGCCCTTGAAAAACACGACCGCCATGGCGCGGCTTTCCTGGCGGCGCAGTCCGGGGGCTCCAATCCGCCACCTAAGGCTGACACCTTAGGCTGGGATACCGTGTTCGCCATCCGGATGACCGATGTGAACAAGGCCATCGTAAAGCAAAAGACGACTCCGCCTACATTCTCTGTCAGCAACCCGCTTGGCGAAGGCTCTTCTCTTTCCGGAAATTTCGCTGCCTGGCAATTGACCACCGGCGCGGATGGAGAAAATGTCAATGTGCTGGTGCCTGCGAGCTCCGGCACATTTATCTTCGGGGGCAAGAACTATGATCTGACCGGCGTAACCGCGACGGCACAGTATCATCTCAATGTGATTCCGCCGAACGCACCTCCCACCAAGCCGACAGAAACCGGCACGAAGCACAATATCGTCGTCAGTGACCAAGCCCCCGGCCCCAACGTTTCCCCGGTCTCCGTGGTTTTCATCGACGTTCCGGCATCGACTTCGGCCAAATGGCCGGACGGAATGTCAATCGAGGCGGTGAAGGGGCTTCTCCTCGCCGCCATGACGACATACCTGAATGCGAACATAAAAGACTTCACCCAAACCTTCGCCGCCGTGGATCTCAACATCATGGCGGATCAGGGGACTCTCCAGTGGCTATCTCCGGCGCTGACCAGCTATGCCTTTGCCGATGGCGGAACGGTGGAGAACAGTTTCTTTGGCGTGCTGACGCTAACAAGCGACATTGGCCGAGCGGAGAACCTCAAGCATGAGCTGGCCGCCTCGGCGATCCCGACCAACCAGCGCTCCGCCTTTCTCATCAGCCAGCAGTTATTTTTGCGCGAGGCGATTTTTCCGGGGCTGCCTCACGCGTTCAACAATGCCAGGACGTCGGATTTCAGGCTCGTCAACAACGATACGGAGATCATCAACAACGGCTCCGGCAAGGTGGAGCTCGATTCCGTGAAGGTCGGGGCGATCGACTATCATCCCTATATCGAGAGCTTCGATCTGGTCATCAACACGACCGAGTTTCACACGACCATGGAGGTCAAGGTCAATATCTCTCCAGGGATCGACACCTACATCACCATCAACACCTGGCACGGCCTGAAACTCGAGAAGAAAACGAACGGCAAGCAGACCATCGGCTTCAGCGAGACCCGGCCCTATTCTGCGACCCACAGGGTGCACACAGCGCCGGGGGTCATCATCACGGAGGTGATTGCCGGCATCATCGTTTCCGTTGTCGGCCTGGTGGTCGGCAAGATCGTCGATACGCTCGCCAAGCGCATCATCATCGCGATCATCGTTGCCATCATTGCCGGGATCATTACGGCCATCCAGTTGATCATCACCGAGGTCATCGCCAAGGGCGTGGCCGAGTCCATGCCGGAAATCGATCCTCTGGTTCAGACCGGGACAAGTCCGATCACCTGGCCGACCCAGCAATCGCAATTCACCATCACCGCGGTGCAACTGAACGAGTCAGTGCAGCTTAGTGGCGATCCCGGCTTTGCCTGA